GTGACACGGTCTTCCTGGCCGGCAAGAAGGTCGAGAAGGCCCTCGCCGGCCGGGTGCTGACGCGCACCGACTTCCGGCACCCGGCGCTGGCCACCACCGACCTGGCCGGCTCGACGGTGCTCGGCGTGCGCACGGTGGGCAAGCACCTGTTCTTCCGCTTCTCGCCGGACCTGAGCCTGCACAGCCACCTGAAGATGGACGGCTCGTGGGAGATCACCCGGCCCGGTTCCCGCTGGCGGCACCCGGCGCACCACGCGCGGGTCGTGCTGGAGGCCGAGGGGGTGCAGGTCGTCGGGTTCCGCGTGCACGACCTGGAACTGCTGCCCACCGCCGAGGAGTCCCGCCTGGTCGGCCACCTCGGGCCGGACCTGCTCGATCCACAGTGGAGCGACGAGCACGAGGCCCGCGCGGTGGCGGCGCTGACGAGCGAACCGGGCCGGGAGCTCGGGCTCGCGTTGCTCGACCAGCGCGTGATGGCCGGGGTCGGCAACCTCTACAAGTGCGAGATCTGCTTCCTGCTCGGCGTGACGCCGTGGACACCGGTGTCCGAATTGGACGCAGCGAAGGTGGTCCGGCTGGCGCGGAAGCTGTTGCTGGCCAACGCCTGGCGGCACGAGCAGAGCACCACAGGCGACCTCGCCCGCGGCCGCCGGAACTGGGTGTACGAGCGGACCAGGCAGGGCTGCTTCCGGTGCGGGGGCCGGCTCCGGGTCGAAGACCAGGGCCGGGACCCTCACGACGTCCAGGCGCGCCCCACCTGGTTCTGCCCGCGCTGCCAGCGCGGGCCCTCGCCTCAGCTGCGCAGCAGCTCGTTGAAGAACGTGCGGTAGCGCCGCAGCGCCAGCCGCAGGTCCTCGGTGGCGGCCTCACCACGCTGCCACTGGGCCTCCAGCCCGTGCTTGTGGTCGGCGAAGGTCCGCGCGAGCGCCTGCATGACCTCGGCCACCAGCTGGTCGGCGTCCCGCAGCGTCCGCTGTGGATCGTCGACGAACGAGGTCTGCACCTCGCGCCAGCGGTCGCGGAACGCGCTGACCTGCTCGGGGCAGAACAGCTCGACCCGCTCCTCGCCATCGTCGTGCCGGGCGGCCGGTTCCTCGGTCACGCCCTGACTCGCCGCGGCCTCGGCCGGCAGGGTGCGCCCGGCCGGCTGTTCGGCCATCGGCTGCGCGGGCGTCTCCTGCGACGCTGGATCCTGCTGCGCGACTGGATCCTGCTGCGCGACTGGGTTTTCCCGCCGCGGTTCCCCGGTGCGGGGCGCCACCAGGTCGTCGGTGGCCGGGCCGCCGGCGGTGCGGTCCTCAGCGCGCATGGTGACGGTCCCCCTCCGGCCGCACGTCGGCGTCGCCGAGCAGGTCCTCGAACACCTGCCGGTAGTGGACCATCGCCTTGCGCAGGTCCTCGGTGGACGCCTCGGTCTGCTGGTGGCCCTGCGTGATGTCGTGGGCGCGGCGGTAGTGCTCGATCGTGCCGGCGTGCTCGACGGACAGGTCCCGGTGCTGCTGCTCGTAGCCCTCGGTCGGGTAGCCGCGCTCGGCCATCAGCGAGGTGAGCAGGCGGTCGGCCTCCAGGATGGCCCCGCCGGGCCGGTCGACGAACTGCTGCTGCACCAGCGACCACTGCTGCCGGTAGCGCTGGCGGGCGGTCTCCGGCAGCGGCCGGATGTCCAGCTCGCTGTGCCGCTTCTCCCGCTCGGCCAGGTCGCGCTCGGCGGCCCGCTTGCTCTTGCCACCCTCGACGGCCCGCTCGTACTCGGGCCCGAACCGCTCCTGCAGGCGCCTGCGCCGCACCTGGGCGCGGGCCAGCAGGGCGATCCCGAGGATCACCACGATCGCGACGACGACGATCAGAACGACCACGGACGTGGACATCGCATTCTCTCCCGTTGGTGCGACCAGCCCCCCGGTCACCTGATCGGGTACACCTGCCCGGGTGGCTCGAAACGCGGCACCTCGGCATTGATCGATCCAGTGGGCGAGGCGGGGCGGAAGGAAAATTCCCGTCGGCGCCCCGCCGGGCGGGTGAGAACGACCACGCCCGCCTGCCCGGAAATGCAGTTGCCGCAGGGGCACCGGCACGCCTAGCGTTGCTGGTACACGGGAAAGGAGGTGGTCCAAAGTTGTGTAGCAACGGGACTCGTGAGGTGGCTGTCCGCTAGCGGATGCCACACCCTGGACTGCTGGTGAATACCAGACAGCCACCGCCCCCCGGCGTTTCCGAGCACTGGTCCGGCTCGGGCCCGAACGGCTGACGACGGTCGGGAGTCGCGCCGGGGGTTCCCCCCAATCCCCTAATTCGCCGGGAAACGCCCCCGAAGATCGTCCGGGGCGCGCTATCCTTCGCCGGTGCTGCAGCCCGCGTACCCGCTGAAGACCGCACGGCTGATCCTCCGTCCGTTCAAGAAGGCGGATCTGAACGCGCTGCACTCCTTCCAGTCCCGTCCGGACGTCACGCGGTACCTCTACTGGGAACCGCGCACGCGCGCCGAAACCGCGGCCGTCCTCGAGGACAAGATCGCCCGCTCGACACTGACCGAGCCCGGCGAGTACCTGGCCATCGCCGTCGAGCTGATCGACACCGGTGAGCTGATCGGCGACCTCACCCTGTGGTGGACCAGCCGCGAACACGCCAGCGGCGAGATCGGGGTCGTGTTCCACCCCCAGCACCACGGCAAGGGCTACGCCGCCGAGGCGGCCACCGAGCTGTTCCGGCTCGGCTTCGACGAACTGGGCCTGCACCGCATCCACGGCCGCTGCGACAGCCGCAACGTGGCCTCGGCGTCCCTGATGGAGGGGCTGGGCATGCGGCGCGAGGCGCACCTGCGGGAGAACGAGCTCGTCAAGGGCGAATGGACCGACGAGCTCGTCTACGCCATGCTGTCGTCGGAGTGGAAACGGCGCTGAGCGAAGATGGGGACGTGCTCTTCGACAGGCTGATCCGTCCCGCGCTCTACCGGCTCAACGACAACGACCCCGAGAAGGTGCACGAACGCACCCTCCGCGTGCTGTCCCGGCTCGCCGACGTCCCGCCCGCGCTGGCCGCGGCGCGGCGCCGGTTCGCCGTCTCGGACCCGGTGACGTTGTTCGGGCTACGGTTCGCGAACCGGGTCGGCCTGGCCGCCGGGATGGACAAGGACGGGCGCGCGCTGGCCGCGTGGCCCGCGCTCGGGTTCGGGTTCGTCGAAGTGGGCACCGTCACGCGGCTCGCCCAGCCGGGCAACCCGAAGCCGCGGCTGTTCACGCTGCCGCACAGCGACGCGGTGATCAACCGCATGGGGTTCAACAACTCCGGCGCGGCCGCGCTCGCGCAACGCCTGGCCGCCAAGGGGAAACCGGACATCCCGCTGGGCGTGTCGATCGGCAAGTCCAAAGTGACCCCGCTGGAGGAGGCGGTCGCCGACTACCAGGAGTCGCTGCGGGCGCTGTACCCGTGGGCGGACTACTTCGCGATCAACGTCAGCTCCCCCAACACCCCCGGCTTGCGGGCGCTGCAGGACCGGGAGGCGCTGGCCGAGCTGCTCGCCGAGCTGGGCCGCACCGGTGAGGAGCTGGCCGCGGCGGCCGGGAAGCCGGCGACGCCGCTGCTGGTCAAGGTCGCGCCCGACCTGACCGACGACGCGCTCGCCGAGGTGCTCGAGGTGTGCGACGAGCACGGCGTGTCCGGAATCATCGCGACCAACACCACGCTGGGCCGGGACGGGCTGGCCGCGGACGAGGCCGCGGTGGGCGCGGAGACCGGCGGGCTGTCCGGCAGGCCGCTCACCGAGCGGGCGCGGGAGGTCGTGGAGTTCGTGCACCGGCACACCGAAGGCACGGTGCCGATCATCGGCGTCGGCGGGATCTCGACCGGCGACGACGCGCGCCGGATGCTGGACGCCGGCGCGAGCCTGATCCAGCTCTACACCGGGTTCGCCCTGCACGGGCCCGGGCTGGTGCGCGGCATCAACCGGGCCCTCGCCGGGTCGCGGTCCGATGACGCAGGTAGGCCCGCCAGTCCCCGAACTCCGTGATGTCGGGACCTGGTGCCAGGTGGTTGAGCAGTGCGGTGGCGGTTTCGCCGTCGTCCAGTTCGACCGGGCCGAGCGTCATCGGCGGCGGCAGCGCGGCCCGGAACCGCGCGAGGCCGCCCGGGGCGAGCAGCCACCGTTCGCCGAGCAGCGCCGCGCCGTCGTCGCTCGGGTGCACGCCGGCTTGGCCGTCGAGGGCTCGCATCCGGTAACGGGGCGCCGTGCGGACGTCGCCGGTGAAGCGGGCGCCGAGGTCGCGCAGCTCGACGTTGCGTGGTTGACCGCGCAGGTGCGCCCCGAACACGATGAGAGCGGTTCCCGTTGCGGGGTAAGGGTTCTTCAGCTGTTCGCCGGTGAGCAGGGCGGCGAGGTCGAGGAGCACCTGGTCGTCGAAGGGACGGCCGAGGAAGCGCACGCCGTGCGCGGTGACCTGCGGGCCGTCGGACGTCCCGGGACGCTGTCCGATGGGGACCATCGCGGTTCCGGTGTCCACAGTGGTCACTTCAACGCCGGCGACGAGCAGCTCCCCCACCGCGTGGCGCAGCGCGGTCCGGTGCTGGTGCGAGACGGTGAGCCGGGGACGTTCACCGGCGGCGAGGCGGACGTCGGCGGGCCAGGCGCCGGGGTCGGTCATGGCGGTCAGCGCGCGGCAGCCGTCGGCGAGCGTCCCGGCGACGACGGCGCCGGCCGCGGGGAGCAGTCCGGCGGTCGGCGTGAGGCACACGACGTCCGGATGCCGGGGCACCTGCGTGGTGAGGGCCAGGTCGATCAGCCCGAGCGCCACCAGCTCGGCCGCGGCCGGCGCGCCGCGGGCGGTGCCGAGGACGACGGCGCCGGCCTCGGCCAGCCGCCGGACCGGGTCCGCGGTGGGTGAGAGGGTGTCCTCGGCGGCCGCGAGCAGCCCCGCGAGCGGGAGGCCGCCGTGGTCGTCAACGGCCTTGGCGTCGACGAGGACGTCCTCGCCCGCGCGGAGGGTGGCCCACAGCCCGGGCCGGTCGGCGGTCGCGATGAGGTCGAGGGCGGCGGCCACGGCACGCTGCGCGCTGGCCGCCACCGGGGGCGGCGGAGGGGGCTCGGGCGGAAGCGGCGGGGTGTCCATCCTCCGAGGGTAGGGAGCCGATGTTCCGCCGCGGTTACACCGCGAAGGCCATGGTCGATTTGTCGTTGATCCGATGCGCGGCCGAGGCAGCACCACCCCGAACGGCGGCTTGACGCCTGGCTCGCACGTGTTTCAGGTCCGGCGGGGCGGCACTCGCACCGATGAAGGGGACGCGCGCCACTCAAGCGGGACTCGCCACGCCGAACGCGCCGAACGCCGCGCCCCGTGAGCCGGTGCGGCTCGGCGTCAGGTGGAGAGCTCGCGCAGTGCCAGGGCCAGTCCGGCGAGCCGGTCGGTCGCGTCGGTCAGGAAGAGGCGCGAGTCGGCGAGGCCGTGGCTGCTGGCGGCGACCGCACGGCCCGCCGCGGCGACCAGGGCTGCGAAGCTCTCCACCCCGTCGTCCAACTGTTCCCGCAGCGTGGCGACGGCCGACTCCAGCGCGGCCCGCTCGCCGGCCGGGGCCGCGTCGCGCGCCCGCTCGATCGACTGGATCCGCAGGGCCAGCGCCCGCAGCGCCGTCGCGGCCTCGGCGGCCGTCGACCGGGCGTCGGCCACCGAGTACTCCGGCACCGGCGCCGCGCCGAGCGCCGAGGGCTCCGACAGCTGCCGCAGCAGGTCGGCCAGCGTCGACTCGCACTCGGCGAGCCGCTGCATCGGGGCGCGTGCCGCGGAACCGGACGGCGGCAGCGGCGGCGGGGTGGTGCTGACCGGCAGCACGACCCGGTTCAGCTGCCGCAGCCGAAGCCCCGACTTCACCGACAACGTGGTGAACACGACCGCGCCGAAGATCCCCGGCACCGCCTCGGCCACTCCGCCGGCCCCGGCGAGCCCGAGACCGCCGATCACCGCGTACAGCACGAACAGCACCGCGGCCATGATCCACAGCGTCAGCGCCCGCGACGTCCGCCGCTTGCGCCGCGCCAGCTTCGCCTCCGGCGAGTTCCACGCGACCCACTTCGCGCGGGCCTCGTTGAGGACCGGCATCGCCTGGGAGACGACCTTCGGCCGCGTCACCGCGCCGGACGAACCCTGCTCCGTGTACCGCTGCAACTTCTGCTGCGCGCGCTGCGCGTAGTCGGGCAGGCGCTCGATGTGCTTTTCCAGCTTCGCCTGGAACTGCGAGAAGTCCCGCCTGCCCGACGCCATCGCCTACCCGCTCAGGCCTGGTTCTTCTGCTGCTGCTCGGCCTGGACGCGCGACTCGATCTCGCGCTGGATGTCCGCCGCGGGCGACGCCGCCTTCTCACCGGAGCCGGAGGTCACCTGCGCGACCGAGTCGCCCCGCATGGACGCCCGGATCTGCTCCAGCCGCGAGCTGCCCGCCATCTGCGTGGTGGCCTGCTGCACCTCGAGCATGCGGCCCTGCACCGAGTTCTGCGCCAGCTCCGCCTGGCCCAGCGCGGTGGTGTAGCGCCGCTCGATCTTCTCCCGCACCTCCTCCAGCGACGGGGTGTTGCCCGGCGCGGTGAGCTGCGACATCTGGTTGAGCGAGGCGGACACCTGCTCCTGCATCTTGGCCTGCTCCAGCTGCGAGAGCAGCTTGGTGCGCTCGGCCAGCTTCTGCTGGAGCATCGCCGAGTTGCGCTCCACGGCCTGCTTCGCCTGCGCGGCGGCCTGCAGGGCCTGGTCGTGCAGCGTCTTGAGGTCCTCGATGCTCTGCTCGGCCGTGACCAGCTGGGTGGCGAACGACTCCGCGGCCACCTCGTACTGCTGCGCCTTCTGCTCGTCCCCCTTGGCGCGGGCCTCGTCGGCCAGCACCAGCGCCTGCCGCGCCGACGCCTGCAGCTTCTCGACCTCGGCGAGCTGGCGGTTGAGCTTCATCTCCAGCTGCCGCTGGTTACCGATAACCGCGGCGGCCTGCTGGGAGAGCGCCTGGTGGTTGCGCTGCGCCTCCTCGATGGCCTGCTGGATCTGCACCTTCGGGTCGGCGTGCTCGTCGATCTTCGACGAGAACGACGCCATGAGGTACTTCCAGAACTTCACGAAAGGGTTGGCCATCTCCTCCGCCTGCCTTCTAGATCCCTGCCTGGGTGTCGCCGATGGTCGCCCGGCGTCGCCCTCCCCTGTCTGAGCAACGCCGCGACCCCGGAGTGGGTTCCATCGTGTCAGGTCGCGCCCGTGTGTTCCAGGCGACCCCGGGGGATTTCAGGGACGACCCTGACCGGCCTCCCCGGCCCGGACGCGCGAAGGCCACCGCCGGGGCGCGCGGCGCCCGGACGGTGGCCTTCGTGTCGAGTGTTCTCAGCGTCTCGAGTGTTCTCAGCGGGTGATCAGGCCGCGACCATCTTCGGCGCGCGGATGGTGGTGCGCAGCGACGGCCCGACGCGCTGACCGGAAACCCGCAGGTCCGGCAGGTCGTTGCCGATCACGCCGTCGATGAGCCGGCCGCTGTCCAGCCGGCCTGTCGCGGCGGACGGTTCGCCCGTCTTGCGCGCGCGGCCCTCGCCCTCGGCGGTCTCCGGCATCGTCGGCACGTCCACGCTCTCCAGAGCCGAGATGTCGGCGGCGACGTTGCTCAGCAGCTCGGCCAGCGGCAGCTCGAGCGCCTCGCAGATGGACGCCAGCAGTTCACTGGACGCCTCCTTCTGCCCGCGCTCCACCTCGGACAGGTAGCCGAGGCTGACCTTGGCGGCGCGGGAGATGTCGCGCAGTGTGCGACGCTTGTTGGTGCGGGCATGCCGGAGCCGGTCGCCGATCGCCTCGCGCAGGAGCACGGTCATCGCGCGCCTCCCTTCCTGATACCGACCACGTTACCCAGTTCGAGCGCCTCCTCGCAGCGATTGACACGGGGATACGCCCAGGGCGAACGCCCCGATCAAGTGAGATGTTCCCCCAGCAGGTCGAGTGCGGCCGTCACCGCGGCGCGCCGGACGGCGGCTCGGTCGCCCTCGAACCAGTGGGTGCGCACGTCCCGGCCGGCCGGGCCGGCGAGGCCGATGTGCACGGTTCCGGGGTCGACGCCGTCCTGCGGGTCCGGCCCGGCCACGCCGGTCAGGCCCAGTCCCCAGTCGGCGCCGCAGCGCTCCCGCGCGCCCTCCGCGAGCTGCGCCGCGACCTCCGGGTGCACCGCCCCGTGCGCGGCCAGCAGCGCCGGGTCCACCCCGGCGAGTTTCGCCTTGAGGTCGGTGGCGTAGACCACCAGCCCGCCGCGGACGACGGCGCTGGAGCCGGGCACCTCGGTCAGCGTCGCGGTGACCAGGCCGGCGGTCAGGGACTCCGCGGCGGCCACCGTCTGCCCGAGCCGGACGAGCGCGGCCACCACCGGTCGCGCCGACGTCATGCGCGGGCCGCCGCGCGCAGCCGCACGGCGCGCACGACGTAGTCGGCGCCGGTGACGACGGTGAGCGCCACCGCGAGGCCCATCAGCGCCCACTGGACCGGCAGCGCGCCGTCCGGCAGCGGCAGCAGGTAGGTCACGATCGCCAGGATCTGGGTCATCGTCTTGGCCTTGCCGCCGCGGCTGGCCGGGATCACGCCGTGCCGGATCACCCAGAACCGCAGCAGGGTCACGCCGATCTCGCGGACCGCGATCACCACGGTCACCCACCAGGGCAGCTCGCCGAGCAGGCTCAGGCCCACCAGCGCGGCGCCGATCAGCGCCTTGTCCGCGATCGGGTCGGCGATCTTGCCGAAGTCGGTGATCAGCCCGTAGCGCCGGGCGACCCAGCCGTCCACCTGGTCGGTCAGCGACGCGATCGCGAACAGCACCGTCGCGCCGATCCGCCAGCCGGTGTCCTCGCCGCCGCCGGCGAACAGCGCCAGCACGAACAGTGGGACCAGGATGATCCGGGACAGGGTCAGCAGGTTCGCGACGTTGAGCGTGGGGACCGGGGTCGGCTCGGGCTCGCGGTGGGGCGGGCCGGCCTCCCCGCCGGCCTGCGCCGACTCCTCCGCCGCGGCGCTCATCTGCCCGCGTCCGGCTCGACGAGCAGGTCGACGCCCTCGGAGCCGACGACGCGGCAGCGCACCATCTGCCCGACCTCGAGCCCGTCACCGTCGAGCACGATGCAGGCGCCGTCGACCTCGGGCGCCTGGTGCGCGGCGCGGCCGGACACCTCCTCGTCGTCGGCCTCCTCGACCAGCACGTCGACGATCTCGCCGACGCGGTCCTCGGCGCGCTGCGCGGTCAGCTCGTCCACCAGCGCGGAGACCCGCGCGACGCGCTCGGCGACCACGTCCGGGTCGATCTTGCCGTCGTAGGTCTCGGCCTCGGTGCCGTCCTCGTCGGAGTAGCCGAACACGCCGACCGCGTCGAGCCCGGCCTCGGTGAGGAAATGCTCCAGCTCGGCGACGTCGTCCTCGGTCTCGCCGGGGAAGCCGACGATGACGTTGCTGCGGATGCCCGCCTCCGGCGCGTACTCGCGGATCTGCTGGATCAGCGCGAGGAACGACTTCGTGGAGCCGAAGCGGCGCATCCGGCGCAGCACGGTCTCGCTGGAGTGCTGGAAGGACATGTCGAAGTAGGGCGCCACACCCGGGGTGGTCGCGATCGCGCGGACCAGGTCCGGACGGGTCTCGGCGGGCTGCAGGTAGGACACCCGCACCCGCTGGATGCCGTCGATGCCGGCCAGCTGGGGCAGCAGCCGCTCCAGCGCGCGCGTGCCGCCCAGGTCGCGGCTCAGGTCCTTGCCGTAGGACGTGGAGTTCTCGCTGACCAGGAACAGCTCCTTGACGCCCTGGCCGGCCAGCCAGGCGGCCTCGGCGAGGATCTCGTCCGGGTGGCGCGAGACGAACGAGCCGCGGAACGACGGGATCGCGCAGAACGAGCAGCGGCGGTCGCAGCCCGAGGCGATCTTCAGTGCCGCCACCGGCGAGTCGGACAGCCGGCTGCGCAGCACGCGGGGCCCCCAGCCGTGGCCGGGGATCGAGACGTCCTCGGTGGCGGCGGCGCGCTCGACCGGGGTGATCGGCAGCAGCTTGCGGCGGTCGCCCGGGGTGTGCGAGGCGATGGTGCGGCCTGCCGCGACGTCGTCCAGCCGGGCCGCGAGGTCGTTGTAGTGGTCGAACCCGAGGACGGCGTGGGCCTCCGGCAGGCTCTCGGCCAGCTCGGCGCCGTAGCGCTCGGCCATGCAGCCGACGGCGACGACCTTCGCGCCGGTGTCGGCGGCGGCCAGCAGCGTGTCGACCGAATCCTTCTTCGCCGACTCCACGAACCCGCAGGTGTTCACGACGATCACGTCGCTGCCCTCGGGTTCGTCGGCGAGCTCCCAGCCCCCTTCGGCGAGCCGGCCGGCCAGCTCCTCGGAGTCCACCTCGTTGCGGGCGCAGCCCAGGGTCAGCAGGGAGACACGACGGCGGGAGGGCTCGGTGGCGGCAGAAGACACGACACTCAGGGTAGCTGGCGCGCGCGGGCGTGGCCGAACCCACCGCGACAGGCCCGCCCCCGCCCCGATACGGTCGATCGGTGCACGGTGATCCTTCCCCTACCGTCGAGATCCGGCGGGCCCGGATCTCGGACGTCCGCAAGATCAAGGCGTTGGTGGACGCGGACGCGGGGCGGGTGTTGCTCGAGAAGGAGCTCGTCACCCTGTATGAGGACGTGCAGGAGTTCTGGGTCGCCGACCGAGACGGCGAGATTCTCGGCTGCGGCGCGCTGCACGTGCTGTGGGAGGACCTGGCGGAGATCCGCACGGTCGCGGTCGACAAGCGGATGCGCGGGCAGGGCATCGGGCACCGGCTGGTCGCGCAGCTGATCTCCCTGGCGCGGGAACTGGGGCTGCGCCGGATCTTCGTGCTGACCTTCGAGACGAGCTTCTTCGCGCGGCACGGGTTCACCGAGATCGACGGCACGCCGGTGCCGAGCTCGGTGTACGAGGAGATGCGCCGCTCGGTGGACCCGGGCGTGGCCGAGTTCCTCGAACTCCCCTACGCGAAGCCGAACACGCTCGGCAACACGCGGATGCTCCTGGAGCTGTAGCGGTTGCGCCCGCCGGGTGAAGTTCGTCCGGTATCCACCTTCCGGGTCTGGTGGCCGTCGTCCGGCGGCCGGATGCTGATCATGGTCGTCCCTTGATCAGCTGAGGAGCCCAGGATGCGCGCCGCCGCCCGTCGTCTGCTGTCCACGGCCGCTGTGGCCACCGCACTCGTCGCCGGCGCGGGCGCCGCGCATGCCGTCGACGTCCGGTCGGTGACCGACACCTACCTGTTCGGCACGTCGCTGAGCCGGTTCGAGCAGATCCGCGCCGACCGGCCGTACGCCGCGTCGCTGGACTGGTCGTCGGACACCTGCTCGTGGTCGCCGGACAAGCCGCTCGGGTTCGACTTCTCCCCCGCCTGCCACCGGCATGACTTCGGCTACCGCAACTACAAGCGGCAGGACCGATTCACCAGCACCAACCGGAAGAAGATCGACGACAACTTCTACCGCGACCTGAAGACCACCTGCCACGGCGACTGGCGCTGCAACGGCACGGCCTGGACGTACTACCAGGCGGTCCGCCAGTTCGGCGGCTCCTAGATGAGCGATGCGTAACTCGGTCAGTGGTCGTAGGCGGTCAGGGATCGGGTGGTGGGTTGGCCGGTGGCGCGGTTGTGCCAGATGGCGGCGGTGAGGGCCAGGAGGCGTTGGGCGATGCGGACGCCGACGCGGTTTAGTTGGCCTTTGAGGGTGTCGTTGACCGACTCGATGAGCTGGCGGATGGACTTGAGCAGCGGCTCACCGGGATGGGGCTTGCGGTTGCGGTAGGACGGCCGGACCAGCCGGACGCCGCGCTCGGTGAGGTAGTGGTCGAGTTCGCGGGAGACGTAGCCCTTGTCGGCGATGATCAGCAGTCCGGGGCGGTCGGTAAGCAGGTGGGGTTCGTGGTCGCAGATCGCCATGAGTACCTGCCGCTCGTCGATCTAGTCCTCGCCGTCGTCGTCCGGCATCGAGCCGCCGCGGATCAGCATCAGCGTGCCCTCCAGGTCCTCCGGCTTGACGAGCACGTCGCGGGCCTTCGAGCCCTCCGACGGGCCCACCACGCCGCGCGTCTCC
The window above is part of the Amycolatopsis thermoflava N1165 genome. Proteins encoded here:
- a CDS encoding DNA-formamidopyrimidine glycosylase family protein yields the protein MPEGDTVFLAGKKVEKALAGRVLTRTDFRHPALATTDLAGSTVLGVRTVGKHLFFRFSPDLSLHSHLKMDGSWEITRPGSRWRHPAHHARVVLEAEGVQVVGFRVHDLELLPTAEESRLVGHLGPDLLDPQWSDEHEARAVAALTSEPGRELGLALLDQRVMAGVGNLYKCEICFLLGVTPWTPVSELDAAKVVRLARKLLLANAWRHEQSTTGDLARGRRNWVYERTRQGCFRCGGRLRVEDQGRDPHDVQARPTWFCPRCQRGPSPQLRSSSLKNVR
- a CDS encoding GNAT family N-acetyltransferase, translated to MLQPAYPLKTARLILRPFKKADLNALHSFQSRPDVTRYLYWEPRTRAETAAVLEDKIARSTLTEPGEYLAIAVELIDTGELIGDLTLWWTSREHASGEIGVVFHPQHHGKGYAAEAATELFRLGFDELGLHRIHGRCDSRNVASASLMEGLGMRREAHLRENELVKGEWTDELVYAMLSSEWKRR
- a CDS encoding quinone-dependent dihydroorotate dehydrogenase, with protein sequence MLFDRLIRPALYRLNDNDPEKVHERTLRVLSRLADVPPALAAARRRFAVSDPVTLFGLRFANRVGLAAGMDKDGRALAAWPALGFGFVEVGTVTRLAQPGNPKPRLFTLPHSDAVINRMGFNNSGAAALAQRLAAKGKPDIPLGVSIGKSKVTPLEEAVADYQESLRALYPWADYFAINVSSPNTPGLRALQDREALAELLAELGRTGEELAAAAGKPATPLLVKVAPDLTDDALAEVLEVCDEHGVSGIIATNTTLGRDGLAADEAAVGAETGGLSGRPLTERAREVVEFVHRHTEGTVPIIGVGGISTGDDARRMLDAGASLIQLYTGFALHGPGLVRGINRALAGSRSDDAGRPASPRTP
- the pspM gene encoding phage shock envelope stress response protein PspM → MASGRRDFSQFQAKLEKHIERLPDYAQRAQQKLQRYTEQGSSGAVTRPKVVSQAMPVLNEARAKWVAWNSPEAKLARRKRRTSRALTLWIMAAVLFVLYAVIGGLGLAGAGGVAEAVPGIFGAVVFTTLSVKSGLRLRQLNRVVLPVSTTPPPLPPSGSAARAPMQRLAECESTLADLLRQLSEPSALGAAPVPEYSVADARSTAAEAATALRALALRIQSIERARDAAPAGERAALESAVATLREQLDDGVESFAALVAAAGRAVAASSHGLADSRLFLTDATDRLAGLALALRELST
- a CDS encoding PspA/IM30 family protein, which encodes MANPFVKFWKYLMASFSSKIDEHADPKVQIQQAIEEAQRNHQALSQQAAAVIGNQRQLEMKLNRQLAEVEKLQASARQALVLADEARAKGDEQKAQQYEVAAESFATQLVTAEQSIEDLKTLHDQALQAAAQAKQAVERNSAMLQQKLAERTKLLSQLEQAKMQEQVSASLNQMSQLTAPGNTPSLEEVREKIERRYTTALGQAELAQNSVQGRMLEVQQATTQMAGSSRLEQIRASMRGDSVAQVTSGSGEKAASPAADIQREIESRVQAEQQQKNQA
- a CDS encoding helix-turn-helix domain-containing protein — encoded protein: MTVLLREAIGDRLRHARTNKRRTLRDISRAAKVSLGYLSEVERGQKEASSELLASICEALELPLAELLSNVAADISALESVDVPTMPETAEGEGRARKTGEPSAATGRLDSGRLIDGVIGNDLPDLRVSGQRVGPSLRTTIRAPKMVAA
- a CDS encoding CinA family protein — encoded protein: MTSARPVVAALVRLGQTVAAAESLTAGLVTATLTEVPGSSAVVRGGLVVYATDLKAKLAGVDPALLAAHGAVHPEVAAQLAEGARERCGADWGLGLTGVAGPDPQDGVDPGTVHIGLAGPAGRDVRTHWFEGDRAAVRRAAVTAALDLLGEHLT
- the pgsA gene encoding CDP-diacylglycerol--glycerol-3-phosphate 3-phosphatidyltransferase; its protein translation is MSAAAEESAQAGGEAGPPHREPEPTPVPTLNVANLLTLSRIILVPLFVLALFAGGGEDTGWRIGATVLFAIASLTDQVDGWVARRYGLITDFGKIADPIADKALIGAALVGLSLLGELPWWVTVVIAVREIGVTLLRFWVIRHGVIPASRGGKAKTMTQILAIVTYLLPLPDGALPVQWALMGLAVALTVVTGADYVVRAVRLRAAARA
- the rimO gene encoding 30S ribosomal protein S12 methylthiotransferase RimO; translated protein: MSSAATEPSRRRVSLLTLGCARNEVDSEELAGRLAEGGWELADEPEGSDVIVVNTCGFVESAKKDSVDTLLAAADTGAKVVAVGCMAERYGAELAESLPEAHAVLGFDHYNDLAARLDDVAAGRTIASHTPGDRRKLLPITPVERAAATEDVSIPGHGWGPRVLRSRLSDSPVAALKIASGCDRRCSFCAIPSFRGSFVSRHPDEILAEAAWLAGQGVKELFLVSENSTSYGKDLSRDLGGTRALERLLPQLAGIDGIQRVRVSYLQPAETRPDLVRAIATTPGVAPYFDMSFQHSSETVLRRMRRFGSTKSFLALIQQIREYAPEAGIRSNVIVGFPGETEDDVAELEHFLTEAGLDAVGVFGYSDEDGTEAETYDGKIDPDVVAERVARVSALVDELTAQRAEDRVGEIVDVLVEEADDEEVSGRAAHQAPEVDGACIVLDGDGLEVGQMVRCRVVGSEGVDLLVEPDAGR
- a CDS encoding amino-acid N-acetyltransferase, with the translated sequence MHGDPSPTVEIRRARISDVRKIKALVDADAGRVLLEKELVTLYEDVQEFWVADRDGEILGCGALHVLWEDLAEIRTVAVDKRMRGQGIGHRLVAQLISLARELGLRRIFVLTFETSFFARHGFTEIDGTPVPSSVYEEMRRSVDPGVAEFLELPYAKPNTLGNTRMLLEL
- a CDS encoding phospholipase; its protein translation is MRAAARRLLSTAAVATALVAGAGAAHAVDVRSVTDTYLFGTSLSRFEQIRADRPYAASLDWSSDTCSWSPDKPLGFDFSPACHRHDFGYRNYKRQDRFTSTNRKKIDDNFYRDLKTTCHGDWRCNGTAWTYYQAVRQFGGS